The following are encoded in a window of Panicum virgatum strain AP13 chromosome 5N, P.virgatum_v5, whole genome shotgun sequence genomic DNA:
- the LOC120676726 gene encoding sister chromatid cohesion 1 protein 4-like: MFYSQFILAKKGPLGTIWIAAHLERKLRKNQVADTDIGVSVDSIIFPDVPIALRLSSHLMLGVVRIYSRKVNYLFHDCSEALLKIKQAFRSTAVDLPPEESTAPYHSITLPETFHLDDFELPEAAFQGDTDHHVSTKEQITLQDNPEKTGYSTSQFGLDERFGDGSSSHIGLDLEEELLLNKDHSIHLESDDGIIIQARPSVPSTDMDIDDNQSKDETAERYNMDGGPSSQGKLSPLNDDLGGNSIPNWTGYNVQTPDLNDMLLHNEGIAGPSASYYQPSPFPGDEPASPEFISAQAPATPGLMGETVPSRVHESPVLSPQRKASPSSNDETAKADTPAAPSNDVVGSEVNELGLAKPAQVESSVVVQDDDALMQQHISEDLPSQGQTSNLEAAGDKLISPDVAASGETVTVNATVVDVPLAVNDSELCVDDSTEPSVLENPTQINEQLVDAQDFQHEVQAVQQEVASNDRPNELTSEFAEPEKMLSAPDAEFNPANDLGQITAEKGTTESDGSNKIGSLTSRKRHLEDSLPALESETTERLSSRPRGKRTTDFVPDDDDLLASILVGRRTPGLTLGSTPLPPRASSLKRPRLVSKAGTLKRKVQIDDAMVLHADTIRQQLINTEDIRRIRKKAPCTRSEIWMIENGSLEDDIFHEPIFSCLSEELNNLHNRTYETIVHPAVQSMELQGQLDISETIAEDSNIVGTSGAATIDDQFHIPDRIHSDAVPPNANDTDGATASFGLQVPPDNQVNGVSNDFVSDTVFQGLTEPLIDNEKEVAVADREHAQVDTLDNDRLQDVPCDLQRSTDAQGSTPDVVLDSSGKAYAQAADGMTQEFNHFVHSDANLFENNEVPTSEITGVECNQDASGFLQPTEDEIAVSAMGDNSGFQENNMGSLMDLDMVNDYGLKECNDFGSAIHGVDTDFLNYDDDGDFDDANNDEQNPDEFESLDNSGWSSRTRGVARYLKTLFDEESGLGRKSVAVDHLVRGKTRKEASRMFFETLVLTTKDYISVDQPNPFDFVNIKPGPKLLKSEF, translated from the exons ATGTTCTACTCGCAGTTCATCTTGGCCAAGAAGGGCCCTCTCGGGACAATATGGATTGCCGCGCACTTGGAGCGGAAGCTGCGAAAGAACCAGGTCGCGGACACGGACATCGGCGTCTCAGTAG ATTCGATCATATTCCCTGACGTCCCAATTGCACTTCGGTTATCAAGTCATCTTATGTTAGGCGTGGTTAGAATCTATTCACGGAAAGTCAACTACCTCTTCCACGACTGCAGTGAAGCTTTGCTGAAGATAAAGCAAGCTTTCAGGTCCACTGCTGTTGATCTACCACCTGAGGAGTCAACTGCTCCTTATCATTCTATAACACTGCCTGAGACATTTCATCTTGATGATTTTGAATTGCCAGAAGCTGCGTTTCAAGG AGACACTGATCATCATGTGAGCACAAAAGAACAGATCACTTTGCAAGACAACCCAGAGAAAACAGGGTATTCAACATCCCAGTTTGGCCTAGATG AAAGATTTGGTGATGGCAGTTCTTCGCATATTGGCTTGGACTTGGAGgag GAATTATTGCTGAACAAGGATCACTCAATTCATCTTGAGTCTGATGATGG CATTATCATTCAAGCTCGACCATCGGTTCCTTCTACCGATATGGACATTGATGATAACCAAAGTAAAGACGAAACAGCTGAAAGATACAACATGGATGGTGGGCCTTCTAGTCAAGGAAAGCTAAGTCCACTGAATGATGACCTAGGAGGAAACAGTATTCCTAACTGGACTGGTTACAATGTACAGACACCAGACTTGAATGATATGCTATTGCATAATGAAGGTATTGCTGGACCATCAGCTTCATACTATCAACCTAGTCCCTTCCCGGGTGATGAACCTGCATCACCAGAGTTTATTAGTGCTCAGGCCCCAGCTACACCTGGTTTAATGGGAGAGACGGTTCCTTCCAGAGTTCATGAAAGTCCTGTTCTGAGTCCACAGAGAAAAGCTTCACCGTCAAGCAATGATGAAACTGCAAAGGCAGACACTCCTGCTGCTCCAAGCAATGATGTTGTGGGTTCTGAGGTGAATGAACTTGGATTGGCGAAGCCTGCGCAAGTTGAGTCTTCTGTTGTTGTGCAGGATGATGATGCATTGATGCAACAACACATAAGTGAGGATTTGCCGTCCCAGGGTCAAACATCAAACTTGGAAGCTGCTGGTGATAAGCTGATCAGTCCTGACGTAGCTGCATCTGGTGAAACTGTGACTGTTAATGCAACTGTTGTAGATGTACCTTTGGCTGTAAATGATTCTGAGCTATGTGTTGATGATTCTACTGAGCCATCTGTGCTGGAGAACCCAACACAGATTAATGAGCAATTGGTTGATGCGCAAG ATTTTCAACATGAAGTCCAGGCAGTGCAACAAGAAGTGGCATCTAATGATAGACCAAATGAACTAACATCAGAATTTGCTGAGCCTGAGAAAATGCTGTCAGCTCCAGATGCTGAATTCAATCCTGCAAATGACTTGGGGCAGATAACTGCAGAAAAAGGAACAACTGAATCTGATGGAAGTAACAAAATAGGCAGTCTGACTAGCAGAAAAAGACACCTGGAAGATAGCTTACCAGCTCTAGAGAGTGAGACTACTGAAAGGTTGTCTAGTCGACCACGTGGTAAAAGAACAACCGACTTTGttcctgatgatgatgatttacTGGCATCTATTTTAG TTGGTAGAAGGACCCCTGGATTGACGCTTGGTTCAACACCACTACCGCCAAGGGCATCATCTTTGAAACGCCCGAGGTTGGTATCGAAGGCGGGTACACTCAAGAGAAAAGTGCAGATAGATGACGCCATGGTTCTACATGCTGA TACTATACGACAACAACTGATCAATACTGAGGATATACGGCGCATTCGTAAGAAGGCTCCATGTACTCGTTCTGAAATATGGATGATTGAGAATGGTTCTCTGGAAGATGATATATTCCACGAGCCCATCTTTTCCT GCCTATCTGAGGAGCTAAACAACTTACACAATCGGACATATGAGACTATTGTACACCCTGCTGTTCAGAGCATGGAACTACAAGGTCAACTAGATATATCTGAAACTATTGCAGAAGATAGCAACATTGTTGGGACCTCTGGTGCTGCTACTATTGATGACCAATTTCACATACCAGATAGAATTCATTCAGATGCCGTGCCGCCAAATGCAAATGACACAGATGGCGCAACAGCTTCTTTTGGTTTGCAAGTGCCTCCTGACAACCAGGTTAACGGTGTATCTAATGATTTTGTTAGTGACACTGTGTTTCAAGGGTTAACTGAACCTTTAATTGATAATGAGAAAGAAGTGGCAGTTGCAGACAGGGAGCATGCTCAAGTTGATACACTGGATAATGACCGTCTTCAAGATGTTCCATGTGATCTGCAGAGGAGTACTGATGCACAAGGTTCGACTCCAGATGTGGTTCTAGATAGCTCTGGCAAAGCTTATGCTCAAGCAGCGGATGGCATGACACAGGAGTTTAATCATTTTGTTCATAGTgatgctaatctttttgagaacAATGAGGTGCCGACTTCTGAGATTACTGGGGTGGAATGTAATCAAGATGCCTCTGGTTTTCTTCAACCAACAGAGGATGAAATTGCAGTGTCTGCTATGGGAGATAATTCTGGCTTCCAAGAAAACAACATGGGTTCTCTTATGGATTTGGATATGGTGAATGACTATGGACTAAAAGAGTGCAAC GATTTTGGAAGTGCAATTCATGGTGTTGATACAG ATTTTCTGAACTATGATGATGATGGGGACTTTGATGATGCAAATAATGATGAGCAAAATCCTGATGAATTCGAGTCTCTTGACAACAGTGGTTGGTCATCTCGAACTAG GGGTGTTGCAAGATATCTGAAGACTTTATTCGATGAAGAATCTGGTCTTGGGAGAAAGAGTGTCGCCGTTGACCACCTTGTACGTGGAAAGACTCGGAAGGAAGCCTCAAGAATGTTCTTCGAGACCTTG GTCCTGACGACAAAGGACTACATCAGCGTGGATCAACCAAACCCCTTCGATTTTGTGAACATAAAGCCGGGACCAAAGCTCCTGAAGTCAGAATTCTAG